The Paenibacillus sp. RUD330 genome has a segment encoding these proteins:
- a CDS encoding segregation/condensation protein A, whose product MSVHYKLESFEGPLDLLLHLLDKEEIEIYDIPVSRITDQYMEYLHAMQEMELDVTSEFLVMAATLLAMKSGQLLPRPPVMEEYEEYWDEDEGLDPRDELVLKLVEYRRFKQLAEQLRDREMARSLVYSKEPEDLTPYLKEDDTHPLEGLDLTDLMAAFRKALRKAVRRSAVATVHRDEISVKDRIRDISELLREHETVRFSRLIGGGLERHEIVVTFLAILELMKMKQVRVFQNSLFDDIVIHWRGETSESDVSATEIDY is encoded by the coding sequence ATGTCCGTGCACTACAAACTGGAGTCATTTGAAGGGCCGCTGGATCTGCTGCTTCACTTGCTCGACAAAGAAGAAATCGAGATCTACGACATACCGGTAAGCCGAATTACGGACCAGTATATGGAGTATCTTCATGCGATGCAGGAGATGGAGCTGGATGTGACAAGCGAGTTTCTCGTCATGGCCGCCACCCTGCTCGCGATGAAGAGCGGCCAGCTGCTGCCGAGGCCACCGGTCATGGAGGAATACGAGGAGTACTGGGATGAGGACGAAGGCCTTGACCCACGGGACGAGCTCGTGCTCAAGCTGGTGGAATACCGCAGGTTCAAGCAGCTTGCCGAGCAGCTTCGCGACCGCGAGATGGCCCGAAGCCTCGTGTACAGCAAGGAGCCGGAGGACCTGACTCCTTATTTGAAGGAAGACGACACCCATCCTCTGGAAGGGCTTGACCTGACCGACCTCATGGCCGCCTTCCGCAAAGCGCTGCGCAAGGCCGTCCGCCGCAGCGCCGTCGCTACGGTGCACAGGGACGAGATCAGCGTGAAGGACCGCATCCGGGACATCTCGGAGCTGCTGCGAGAGCATGAGACGGTCCGCTTCTCCCGGCTGATCGGCGGGGGCCTGGAGCGCCATGAGATCGTCGTGACGTTTCTGGCCATTCTGGAGCTGATGAAGATGAAGCAGGTCCGCGTGTTCCAGAACAGCCTGTTCGACGATATCGTCATCCATTGGAGAGGGGAAACGTCTGAAAGTGATGTATCAGCAACTGAAATCGATTATTGA
- the scpB gene encoding SMC-Scp complex subunit ScpB: protein MMYQQLKSIIEGLLFMAGDEGLNARQLADIMEIDAKAAADIARSLQADMEKDGRGIRIAEVAGAFRFTTHPGHAPYFERMAYSPTRSSLSQAALETLAIVAYRQPITRVEIEEIRGVKSEKAIQTLAAKDLIEEKGRAEQIGRPILYGTTRSFLDHFELSSLDSLPEPSSVSPDTDLDEQTQLLFERLEQRQMTIDDADSEGSA from the coding sequence GTGATGTATCAGCAACTGAAATCGATTATTGAGGGACTCCTGTTCATGGCAGGAGATGAAGGACTGAACGCCCGACAGCTGGCGGATATCATGGAGATCGACGCCAAGGCCGCGGCGGACATCGCCCGTTCGCTCCAGGCAGATATGGAGAAGGACGGGAGGGGAATCCGCATCGCCGAGGTGGCCGGAGCATTCCGGTTCACGACCCATCCCGGCCATGCGCCCTACTTCGAGCGGATGGCTTACAGTCCGACGCGGTCGAGCTTGTCCCAGGCGGCGCTTGAAACGCTGGCGATCGTAGCCTACCGCCAGCCGATCACGAGAGTGGAGATCGAGGAGATCCGCGGGGTCAAGAGCGAGAAGGCGATCCAGACTCTGGCCGCCAAGGATCTGATCGAAGAGAAGGGCAGAGCCGAGCAGATCGGCAGGCCGATCCTGTACGGGACGACCCGTTCCTTCCTCGACCACTTCGAGCTGTCTTCCTTGGATTCTTTGCCCGAGCCGTCCTCGGTCAGTCCGGATACGGATCTGGACGAGCAGACCCAGCTGCTGTTCGAGCGGCTGGAGCAGCGCCAGATGACGATAGACGACGCGGACAGCGAAGGAAGCGCCTGA
- a CDS encoding DUF2953 domain-containing protein produces MLGYPYGWLAALVLLAIAVTSAWLAPLRIRAEFERTGKDDNIVVEFRTLFGLLHYKWSVPFIRLSGGGVDVRNQTNLDEGVLDTETRRDGKVTMESVNKWIERAKRILRQTENLTGLARQTLSRVEVRKWEWNSSIGTGDAVWTAMATGMIWSIKSTLLGALSQLTRLQTKPAVTVQPEYRGAGFTTSFLCIAQIRFGYAILAGLQLLVRKKKTGGGVRLWQNILFKA; encoded by the coding sequence ATGCTTGGCTACCCCTATGGCTGGCTTGCGGCGCTAGTTCTGCTTGCAATCGCCGTCACCTCCGCTTGGCTGGCTCCGCTGCGGATCCGGGCGGAGTTCGAGCGGACAGGCAAGGATGACAATATCGTCGTTGAATTCAGGACCTTGTTCGGGCTTCTCCATTACAAGTGGTCCGTTCCGTTCATCCGGCTGAGCGGCGGCGGTGTCGATGTCCGCAACCAGACCAATCTGGACGAGGGCGTCCTGGACACGGAGACACGCAGAGACGGCAAGGTCACGATGGAAAGCGTGAACAAGTGGATTGAGAGGGCTAAACGGATTCTGAGACAGACAGAGAATCTCACCGGCCTTGCTCGCCAAACGCTTTCGAGGGTGGAGGTGCGGAAATGGGAATGGAATTCCTCCATCGGAACCGGGGACGCGGTATGGACCGCAATGGCCACGGGAATGATATGGTCCATCAAGTCGACCCTTCTTGGCGCGCTCTCGCAGCTGACCCGGCTCCAAACCAAGCCCGCCGTCACGGTTCAGCCCGAATACCGAGGAGCAGGGTTCACAACGAGTTTCTTGTGCATAGCCCAAATCCGCTTTGGTTATGCTATCCTTGCCGGACTGCAGCTGCTTGTCCGGAAGAAGAAAACGGGAGGAGGCGTCAGATTATGGCAGAACATCCTATTCAAGGCCTAA
- the ytfJ gene encoding GerW family sporulation protein, whose amino-acid sequence MAEHPIQGLMQTAMENIKEMVDVNTIVGDPVQTPDGSVIMPISKVGFGFVAGGSDIRYDGADHNTHSHTEGSSANISLPFGGGSGGGVSITPIAFLVVGSHGVRVVPLDNQTHLVERVIDSVPQAFEKITGMFRSNNGTERVESTLIDTDHLI is encoded by the coding sequence ATGGCAGAACATCCTATTCAAGGCCTAATGCAGACCGCCATGGAGAACATCAAGGAAATGGTGGACGTCAACACGATCGTCGGCGATCCCGTGCAGACGCCGGACGGCAGCGTCATCATGCCGATCAGCAAAGTCGGCTTCGGATTTGTCGCGGGAGGAAGCGATATCCGTTATGACGGAGCAGACCATAACACGCATTCCCACACGGAGGGAAGCTCGGCGAACATATCGCTGCCATTCGGCGGCGGCAGCGGCGGCGGGGTATCCATTACGCCGATCGCGTTTCTGGTCGTCGGCAGCCATGGCGTACGCGTCGTGCCGCTAGACAACCAGACGCATCTCGTCGAGAGAGTCATCGATTCGGTGCCGCAGGCGTTCGAGAAGATTACCGGCATGTTCCGCAGCAACAACGGGACAGAGCGTGTGGAAAGCACTCTTATCGACACCGATCATCTCATTTGA
- a CDS encoding D-alanyl-D-alanine carboxypeptidase has product MTVRTGAAAAEPAPLSTSAKASALIDVQSGRILYSESGDDPMLIASLTKIMTAITAIEDGNIKDTVTVGPRAVGKEGSSIYLRLGEKMSLHNMLYGLMLRSGNDAATAIAEHVGGSEEGFVRMMNEKAEWIGLEHSHFENPHGLDQKGHLSTANDLARLAAYALHNPVFADIVKTKVRKAPNPNDPWDYSWANKNKMLAFYEGADGVKTGYTKTALRCLVSSATRNGQQLAAVTLNDRDDWKDHQNMLDWGFQHYPLRQIAKKGEAVQGYPLASGRSFSYPLAEGEEAGLSAKLILLDSAKQPTRYALGERGKLEWSLAGKPIGGSPVYDAGSPRLGMPDKPAGSFRPGGMFPTRSERFAAALKKTEEVLFGK; this is encoded by the coding sequence CTGACGGTCCGGACGGGAGCAGCGGCGGCCGAGCCCGCTCCATTGTCCACCAGCGCCAAGGCAAGCGCATTGATCGATGTGCAGTCCGGAAGGATTCTGTACAGCGAGTCGGGCGACGACCCGATGCTCATCGCCAGCCTGACCAAGATCATGACCGCGATCACCGCCATTGAAGACGGGAACATCAAGGATACGGTGACGGTTGGCCCGCGGGCCGTGGGCAAGGAAGGCTCTTCGATCTATTTGCGCCTGGGCGAGAAAATGAGCCTGCACAATATGCTGTACGGCCTGATGCTGCGTTCCGGCAACGATGCCGCGACGGCGATCGCGGAGCATGTCGGAGGCTCGGAGGAAGGCTTCGTCCGCATGATGAACGAGAAGGCGGAGTGGATCGGACTGGAGCATTCGCATTTCGAAAACCCGCATGGGCTGGACCAGAAGGGCCATCTCTCCACAGCGAACGACCTTGCGAGGCTTGCCGCCTATGCTCTGCACAATCCGGTATTCGCGGACATCGTCAAGACCAAGGTCCGCAAAGCGCCTAATCCCAACGATCCGTGGGACTACAGCTGGGCGAACAAGAACAAGATGCTGGCCTTCTATGAAGGAGCGGACGGAGTCAAGACAGGTTATACGAAAACGGCTCTGCGCTGCCTGGTGAGCTCTGCGACCCGGAACGGCCAGCAGCTTGCGGCCGTCACCTTGAACGACCGGGACGATTGGAAGGATCATCAGAATATGCTTGATTGGGGATTCCAGCATTACCCTTTGCGTCAGATCGCCAAGAAAGGCGAGGCTGTCCAAGGCTATCCTCTGGCGTCCGGGAGAAGCTTCAGCTACCCGCTTGCCGAGGGCGAGGAAGCCGGACTGAGCGCGAAGCTTATTTTGCTGGACTCCGCGAAGCAGCCGACGCGTTATGCTCTCGGAGAACGCGGCAAGCTGGAATGGTCGCTGGCAGGCAAGCCGATCGGCGGGTCTCCCGTCTATGATGCCGGCAGCCCGAGGCTCGGAATGCCAGACAAGCCTGCCGGTTCGTTCCGCCCGGGCGGCATGTTCCCGACCCGTTCCGAGAGATTCGCGGCTGCGCTCAAGAAGACGGAAGAGGTATTGTTCGGCAAGTAG
- a CDS encoding nucleoside recognition domain-containing protein: MVNWIWLFFIVVSIAAAAFTGRMDQVTQAAFDGAKNGVTICFGLISILVFWMGLMRIAEDAGLLKRLAKLLSPLVRLLFPDVPSGHPALGYIMSNMSANILGLGNAATPMGIKAMQELQKLNPRPDTASPAMCTLLALNTSSITLVPTTLIAIRMNYGSANPAEIVGTTLAATAVATAAAIALDRWYRRKQPPAELMPPAYPTDSGLRSSGRSRSSGTAPPGAARPPA; this comes from the coding sequence TTGGTCAACTGGATCTGGCTGTTTTTCATCGTGGTCAGCATCGCGGCGGCGGCATTCACAGGCAGGATGGACCAAGTCACGCAGGCGGCATTCGACGGAGCCAAAAACGGAGTGACGATCTGCTTCGGTCTGATCAGCATTCTCGTATTCTGGATGGGACTCATGAGAATCGCCGAGGACGCCGGGCTGCTGAAGCGGCTGGCCAAGCTGCTGAGCCCTCTCGTGCGCCTGCTGTTCCCGGATGTGCCGAGCGGACATCCGGCGCTAGGGTATATCATGAGCAACATGAGCGCCAACATCCTCGGACTGGGCAATGCCGCCACGCCGATGGGAATCAAGGCGATGCAGGAGCTGCAAAAGCTCAATCCGAGGCCGGACACGGCCAGCCCGGCGATGTGCACCCTGCTTGCCCTCAATACATCCAGCATCACGCTCGTCCCTACGACCCTGATCGCAATCCGGATGAACTACGGCTCTGCGAATCCGGCGGAGATCGTCGGCACGACGCTGGCCGCTACCGCTGTCGCGACTGCGGCCGCCATCGCCCTGGACCGCTGGTACAGGCGCAAGCAGCCGCCGGCGGAGCTCATGCCCCCTGCCTATCCCACTGACAGCGGGCTTCGTTCCAGCGGCAGGAGCCGCTCCTCCGGAACGGCGCCGCCCGGCGCTGCCCGGCCTCCGGCGTAA
- a CDS encoding spore maturation protein → MLQMINILSAWMIPAIIAFIPLYGAYRKVPVYETFTEGAKEGFGTAIGIIPHLVGMLVAISMFRASGAMDVLVGFIQPLLGKAGIPGEVLPLAFLRPLTGAGSLAFTADLIQTYGPDSMIGRIASTIQGSTDTTLYVLTVYFGAVGIRKTRYALKVGLVSDLVGFLAAVFICLYIFN, encoded by the coding sequence ATGCTGCAGATGATCAATATCCTATCCGCCTGGATGATCCCCGCGATCATCGCCTTCATCCCCCTCTACGGCGCCTACCGAAAAGTTCCCGTCTACGAGACGTTCACCGAGGGCGCCAAGGAAGGCTTCGGGACGGCGATCGGCATCATCCCTCATCTTGTCGGCATGCTGGTCGCGATCAGCATGTTCCGCGCTTCGGGAGCGATGGATGTCCTCGTAGGGTTCATCCAGCCTCTGCTCGGGAAGGCGGGCATTCCGGGCGAGGTGCTTCCGCTCGCCTTCCTGCGTCCGCTCACCGGCGCCGGCTCGCTCGCCTTCACGGCCGACCTGATCCAGACCTACGGGCCGGACAGCATGATCGGGAGAATCGCCTCCACGATTCAAGGGAGCACGGATACGACGCTGTACGTCTTGACGGTTTATTTTGGAGCGGTCGGAATCCGCAAAACCCGTTATGCCCTGAAAGTCGGCTTGGTCTCCGATCTGGTCGGTTTTCTCGCGGCGGTGTTCATCTGCCTGTACATATTCAACTGA
- a CDS encoding pseudouridine synthase, translated as MERLQKILAAAGVASRRKCEELITSGAVEVNGVVVKELGTKADPANDVIAVKGKPIASEKKIYLMLNKPKGVITSASDPKGRKIVSDFLPGIKERVYPVGRLDYDTEGLLLLTNDGEFANLLTHPSHHVPKTYLATVKGVPHGTALEKLQNGIKLEDGMTAPAEVEYHDVDMDSKQSTVQITIYEGRNRQVRRMFEAVGHPVTRLKRVKFGHLGLENMQRGKFRHLTVSEIKELIDAANSKSHKVHKK; from the coding sequence GTGGAACGTTTACAGAAAATCCTGGCCGCTGCCGGCGTGGCATCGCGCCGCAAATGCGAGGAGCTCATTACGAGCGGGGCGGTCGAGGTCAACGGGGTCGTCGTCAAGGAGCTCGGCACGAAAGCCGATCCGGCCAACGACGTCATTGCCGTCAAGGGCAAGCCGATCGCATCCGAAAAGAAGATCTATTTGATGCTCAACAAACCGAAAGGCGTCATCACGAGCGCTTCGGACCCGAAAGGACGCAAGATCGTCAGCGACTTCCTGCCCGGCATCAAGGAGAGGGTATACCCCGTAGGCCGGCTGGACTATGATACGGAAGGCCTGCTGCTGCTTACGAACGACGGCGAGTTCGCCAACCTCCTGACGCATCCGAGCCACCACGTGCCGAAAACGTATCTGGCGACCGTGAAGGGCGTGCCGCACGGAACCGCGCTGGAGAAGCTGCAGAACGGCATCAAGCTGGAGGATGGAATGACCGCCCCTGCGGAGGTCGAATATCACGACGTCGACATGGACAGCAAGCAGTCCACCGTCCAGATTACGATCTACGAGGGACGCAACCGGCAGGTGCGCCGCATGTTCGAGGCGGTGGGACACCCCGTAACGCGCCTGAAGCGGGTCAAGTTCGGCCATCTTGGGCTGGAGAACATGCAAAGAGGCAAATTCCGTCATCTGACGGTCTCCGAGATCAAGGAGCTTATCGACGCGGCGAACAGCAAGTCACATAAAGTTCATAAAAAGTGA
- a CDS encoding redoxin domain-containing protein produces the protein MRGSARRPVQIIILLGVLLLGGYAIGKTLFASKEGLPSPGDTPPAFTLSTLDGKTVSLEEYKGKPVVLNFWGSFCPPCVKEMPEFERQYEKWKGEGLEILAVNLSEDNLTVQNFVAGMGLTYPILRDVDKDTERRYKLRQYPTTFFIRPDGKIGEVYAGGMKEADIDERVQRLLQD, from the coding sequence ATGAGGGGCTCTGCCCGCAGACCCGTTCAAATCATAATCCTTCTCGGCGTCTTGCTCCTGGGCGGTTACGCCATCGGCAAGACGCTGTTTGCGTCGAAGGAAGGATTGCCGTCGCCGGGCGACACGCCGCCGGCCTTCACGCTGTCCACTCTCGACGGCAAGACGGTCTCCCTGGAAGAGTACAAGGGCAAGCCCGTCGTGCTCAATTTCTGGGGCAGCTTCTGTCCTCCATGCGTCAAGGAAATGCCGGAGTTCGAGCGTCAGTACGAGAAGTGGAAGGGAGAAGGCCTGGAAATTCTGGCCGTCAACCTGAGCGAGGACAATCTGACCGTGCAGAATTTCGTCGCGGGCATGGGGCTTACCTATCCGATCCTGCGCGATGTGGACAAGGACACGGAGCGGCGGTACAAGCTCAGGCAGTATCCGACCACGTTCTTCATCCGTCCGGACGGCAAGATCGGGGAAGTGTACGCCGGAGGAATGAAGGAAGCGGACATCGACGAGCGCGTGCAGCGGCTGCTCCAGGACTGA
- a CDS encoding cytochrome c biogenesis protein ResB — protein sequence MFQNTKCECGHQNPTGTVLCEACGKPLDEKEAGGTDLLEMRYDGAARRSQKADPSIIDQVWNFFSSVKIAVYLIIITLIGASLGTIYPQEDIFLSNMDMPSYYKDTYGTLGSIYYNLGLSHTYESWWFILLLVMIGTSLVICSLDRVLPLYRALNKQQIRKHESFLLRQKAVYTGEADQGQDFIDLFAKQAKKRHYKVTRTEDALLAEKSRFSRWGPYINHIGLIVFLLAVLARAIPSWQLDEYVTVPEGDTVRIENTDFFVKNEKFTVQYYKDEELPAELRGTNRAKLYRTDAVLYRCLADCGPSSPEPKLEQVASHNIEVNSPLEYKGLKLYQFDYDNTPVLREVSPMLIDKQTGKQYGPFKLAMKNPQTNYELGPYKLELRQNFMEFAIGEDGKPITKSRDPKAPAFIFLIKGPGLSEEGEPYIYFPMQKDKAAFSQDKLNQGIADRFEIKVGSMTDVKFVEFTTFLNVRVDKAMPYIWTGLAISMIGLIMGAYWQHRRIWLRLDGNAVTIGAHTNKNWYGMRADLAAALKAAGIQVDPKSLDNGGNRT from the coding sequence GTGTTCCAAAACACCAAATGCGAATGCGGCCACCAAAACCCGACCGGCACCGTGTTGTGCGAGGCTTGCGGCAAGCCGCTCGACGAGAAGGAAGCCGGCGGCACCGATTTGCTGGAGATGCGCTACGACGGAGCGGCACGCCGTTCCCAGAAAGCCGATCCATCGATCATCGACCAGGTCTGGAATTTCTTCTCTTCCGTCAAGATCGCCGTTTACCTGATCATCATCACGCTGATCGGGGCATCGCTGGGCACGATCTATCCGCAGGAGGATATTTTCCTCTCCAACATGGACATGCCTTCCTATTACAAGGATACATACGGAACGCTCGGCAGCATCTATTACAATCTGGGATTGTCGCATACATACGAATCCTGGTGGTTCATCCTGCTGCTCGTCATGATCGGCACCTCGCTGGTCATCTGCAGCCTCGACCGCGTCCTTCCCTTATACCGGGCGCTCAACAAGCAGCAGATCCGCAAGCACGAGTCGTTCCTGCTGCGGCAGAAGGCCGTCTATACCGGAGAAGCCGACCAAGGCCAGGACTTCATCGACTTGTTCGCCAAGCAGGCCAAGAAGCGCCATTACAAGGTGACGCGGACCGAAGACGCCCTGCTGGCGGAGAAGAGCCGCTTCAGCCGCTGGGGACCGTACATCAATCACATCGGCCTCATCGTTTTTCTGCTGGCGGTGCTGGCGAGAGCGATTCCGAGCTGGCAGCTGGACGAGTACGTGACCGTCCCGGAAGGGGATACGGTGAGGATCGAGAATACGGACTTTTTCGTCAAAAACGAAAAGTTCACGGTCCAGTACTACAAGGACGAGGAGCTGCCGGCCGAGCTGCGGGGAACGAACCGCGCCAAGCTGTACCGGACCGATGCGGTCCTATACCGCTGCCTGGCGGACTGCGGGCCGTCGTCGCCGGAACCGAAGCTGGAGCAGGTCGCTTCCCATAACATCGAGGTGAACAGCCCTCTGGAATACAAAGGGCTCAAGCTGTACCAGTTCGACTATGACAACACTCCTGTCCTGCGCGAGGTCAGCCCCATGCTGATCGACAAGCAGACCGGCAAGCAGTACGGACCGTTCAAGCTGGCGATGAAAAATCCGCAGACCAACTACGAGCTCGGGCCCTACAAGCTGGAGCTGAGGCAGAACTTCATGGAGTTCGCCATCGGCGAGGACGGCAAGCCGATCACCAAGTCTAGGGATCCGAAGGCTCCGGCGTTCATCTTTCTCATCAAAGGACCCGGCTTGTCGGAGGAAGGGGAGCCGTATATCTACTTCCCGATGCAGAAGGACAAAGCCGCGTTCAGCCAGGACAAGCTCAACCAAGGCATCGCCGACCGGTTCGAGATCAAGGTTGGCAGCATGACGGACGTCAAGTTCGTGGAGTTCACCACGTTCCTCAACGTCCGGGTCGACAAGGCGATGCCTTACATCTGGACCGGCCTGGCCATCTCGATGATCGGCCTGATCATGGGCGCCTACTGGCAGCATCGCCGCATTTGGCTCCGTCTGGACGGCAACGCCGTCACGATCGGCGCGCATACGAACAAAAACTGGTACGGCATGAGGGCCGACCTGGCCGCTGCGCTCAAGGCAGCAGGAATCCAGGTTGATCCCAAGAGCCTCGACAACGGAGGGAACCGGACGTGA
- the ccsB gene encoding c-type cytochrome biogenesis protein CcsB: MNWLDFSSSAFVAAFFLYCFGFLFFVTAIVGRRWSHGNPERHEKRWGKIAFLVSVLGLAAHILFFITRWVGGGHIPISNMYEFMTFLGMAIMVAFTIIYLIYRKPILGMFALPLVVIIVAYASVFPQEVQPLIPALNSYWLKIHVTTAALGEAFLAVGFAAGLLHLLRTIDFNGKSEDSRKERLWIEVTMFMIVVAVGFIVTVFAFRAAGYEAQFTQENVQVSQAGEESSKVETVKYSMPPIVKPFNSTLVHMDSFLGIKQPVMEAPSWMNGINAGRKLNTVIWSFLSGLILYGILRLVLRRTLSAAIHPYTTDIDPDDLDEISYRAIAIGFPIFTLGALIFAMIWASIAWSRFWGWDPKEVWALITWLYYSAYLHLRLSRGWHGKRSSWLTVIGFLIIMFTLVGVNLVIAGLHSYAGA, from the coding sequence GTGAATTGGCTTGATTTCAGCAGCTCTGCTTTCGTCGCTGCTTTCTTTCTTTACTGCTTCGGATTTTTATTTTTCGTAACGGCTATCGTCGGCCGCAGATGGAGCCACGGCAACCCGGAACGGCATGAGAAGCGATGGGGGAAAATCGCTTTTCTCGTGTCCGTGCTCGGACTGGCCGCCCATATCCTGTTCTTCATCACCCGCTGGGTCGGAGGAGGCCATATTCCGATCAGCAACATGTATGAGTTCATGACCTTCCTGGGCATGGCTATCATGGTGGCCTTTACCATTATTTATCTCATCTACCGCAAGCCGATTCTCGGCATGTTCGCCCTGCCGCTAGTCGTGATCATCGTCGCGTACGCGTCCGTATTTCCGCAGGAGGTGCAGCCGCTGATCCCAGCGCTCAACTCCTACTGGCTCAAGATCCACGTGACGACGGCTGCGCTCGGCGAGGCCTTCCTGGCGGTCGGCTTCGCCGCGGGGCTGCTCCATCTGCTCCGCACGATCGATTTCAACGGCAAGTCCGAAGACTCCCGCAAGGAGCGCCTCTGGATCGAAGTGACGATGTTCATGATCGTCGTCGCCGTCGGATTCATCGTCACCGTATTCGCCTTCCGTGCGGCGGGGTATGAAGCCCAGTTCACCCAAGAGAACGTGCAGGTCAGCCAGGCCGGCGAGGAGAGCTCCAAGGTGGAGACCGTGAAATACTCCATGCCTCCGATCGTCAAGCCGTTCAACAGCACGCTCGTCCATATGGACAGCTTCCTCGGCATCAAGCAGCCTGTGATGGAAGCTCCATCGTGGATGAACGGCATCAATGCGGGCCGCAAGCTGAACACCGTCATCTGGTCCTTCCTTTCAGGCTTGATCCTGTACGGCATCCTGCGTCTTGTACTGAGGCGGACGCTGTCGGCAGCCATCCATCCGTATACGACGGATATCGATCCCGACGATCTGGACGAGATCAGCTACCGGGCGATCGCGATCGGCTTCCCGATCTTCACGCTCGGAGCGCTCATCTTCGCGATGATCTGGGCGAGCATCGCCTGGTCGCGCTTCTGGGGCTGGGATCCGAAGGAAGTATGGGCGCTCATCACCTGGCTCTACTACAGCGCCTACCTCCATCTGCGGCTGTCGCGCGGCTGGCACGGCAAGCGCTCGTCGTGGCTGACCGTCATCGGCTTCCTCATCATCATGTTTACGCTCGTAGGCGTCAACCTGGTCATCGCCGGGCTCCACTCCTACGCAGGCGCCTAA
- a CDS encoding response regulator transcription factor, with translation MNEYLHRILVVDDEERIRRLLKMYLEKEGYQIEEAEDGETALRMASSQDFDLILLDVMLPGIDGIEVCSRLRQIKATPVIMLTAKGEEMNRVQGFEVGADDYVVKPFSPREIIYRVKAILRRSSATAFLSRETAASSNIVFPHLVIEHDAHRVTAGGQEISLTPKEYELLHYLAVSPDKVFSREELLKDVWNYEFFGDLRTVDTHVKRLREKLNKVSPEAASMITTVWGVGYKLEVPK, from the coding sequence GTGAACGAATATTTGCATCGCATCCTCGTCGTCGACGACGAGGAACGGATTCGCCGCCTGCTCAAGATGTATCTGGAGAAAGAAGGGTATCAAATCGAGGAGGCCGAGGACGGGGAGACGGCTCTGCGCATGGCTTCCAGCCAGGATTTCGATCTCATCCTGCTGGATGTGATGCTTCCCGGCATCGACGGCATCGAGGTGTGCAGCCGGCTGCGCCAGATCAAGGCGACGCCGGTCATCATGCTGACGGCCAAAGGCGAGGAGATGAACCGCGTACAAGGCTTCGAAGTCGGGGCGGACGACTATGTCGTCAAGCCGTTCAGCCCGCGCGAGATCATCTACCGCGTCAAGGCGATCCTGCGCCGCTCCTCGGCGACAGCGTTCCTGTCGCGGGAGACAGCCGCCAGCAGCAACATCGTGTTCCCGCATCTCGTCATCGAGCATGACGCGCACCGGGTAACCGCCGGCGGGCAGGAGATCAGCCTGACGCCGAAAGAGTACGAGCTGCTCCATTACTTGGCCGTAAGCCCGGATAAAGTGTTTTCCCGGGAAGAGCTGCTGAAGGATGTATGGAACTATGAGTTCTTCGGCGATCTGCGGACGGTCGACACCCATGTCAAGCGGCTCCGCGAGAAGCTCAACAAGGTGTCACCCGAAGCGGCCTCGATGATTACGACCGTCTGGGGAGTCGGCTACAAGCTCGAGGTTCCGAAGTAA